The following DNA comes from Halalkaliarchaeum sp. AArc-CO.
GGGGAGGAGGCGCGGCTGCGAATACCGGACTCGGAGGCGGAACCGGACGGTGCGTTCACGCGCTTTACGAACATTTCGGCCGTGGCCGACGCGCTCTCGCGCGATCCGGAACACCTCCACAGTCACGTCCAGCAGGAACTGGGGACGGCCGGACAGTTCGAATCCGGACGCGCACGGTACAACGGAAACTTCAGCGGGGCTGACTTCGACGAGGCCGTCGAAGGGTACGTCTCCCGATACGTCACCTGCTCTGAGTGTGGCCTCCCGGACACCCGGCTCGTCACCGAGGACCGCACGGAAATGCTCCGGTGTGAAGCCTGTGGGGCGTTCCGTCCCGTCGCGAAAGGACACGTGAGCAAGCCCAACCGCCGGGAGCGGGAAACCGTAGAGAAGGGCAAGACGTACGAACTCGAGATCATAAGTACCGGCCGAAAGGGCGACGGCGTCGCCGAACGGGGCGAGTACACGATTTTCGTCTCCGGCGCGCGCGAGGGGGAGACCGTCCGGGCGTACGTCGAAAGCGTGAGCGGGACGCTGGCGTTCGCACGGAAGGCATAGGCCGACGATCTGGAAAAACGGAGCCACGACGATCCGGAACGCCGATCATCGAGCGGTCCCAGCTGGCCGCGTCCCGATAGTTTTTGCCGTCCGGGGCGTATTCCACGCGCATGGCGACCCGCGTTCCCCCCGAGGAGTTCCGCGCTCGACTGGCCGAGATCCGCGGCCGGCTGTCCGAGGCCGAGGCGGATGCTGCCGTCTGGTTCAACGCGACGAGCATCGAGTACGTCACCGGCTTTCATCACATCCAGACCGAACGCCCGGTCTGTCTGGCGGTGACGCCGGATCGCGTCGAAATCACGGTCCCACGGCTCGAAGTCGAGCGCGTCGAACCGAATCCCCGCATCGACGCGGTGCATCACTACTTCGACTATCCGGGCGGGAAACCCATCGAGACCGCAGTCGGGATGCTTCGGGAACTGGACGTCGACCACGTCGCGGCCGACTCCGACGGCGCCCCCGGCGTGATGGGATACGAGGGGCCGGCGCTGTCGGAGTTCCTCGAGGTCGACACCCAGGAGTGGATCCCCCGGATGCGGTGGGAGAAGACGGACGCGGAGGTCGATCTGGTCCGGGAGTCGGCCAAGTGGGCCAACCTCGGACACCGTTACCTCGCAGAGTACACCGAAGTCGGCGCACATCCAGCAACGGTGAGCCAGCGCGCCTCGATGGACGCCTCGCGGGCGATGTTGGACACCCTCGGCGATCGGTACGCCGTGCGGGTCCGCGGGAGCGGCCCCGTCCACGCCGGCTACATCTCCGGCGAGGAGACGGCACTTCCCCACGGCCACACCCCAAACGAACGGCTCTCCCGGGGTGACGTGCTCATCACCGGCGCCTCCGCGAACGTCGACGGCTACCACTCGGAACTGGAGCGGACGATGTTCGTCGGCGACTACACCGACGAGGACGCTCACTACTTCGAGCTGATGCTGGAGGCACAGACTATCGCAATCGAGGCGCTCTCCCCCGGCGTTCCCGTCGAGTACGTCGACAGACAGGTGTGGGAGTACTTCGAGGAACAGGGGGTGACGGAGCTGGCCCAGCATCACGTCGGCCACAACATCGGGATGGAAGGGCACGAGCCGCCGTACCTCGACCGCGGCTGGAGCGAGCGGTACGAGGGCAGTGCGACCGAACTCGCCCCCGGACAGATTTACACGATCGAGCCGGGGCTGTACACCGACGAGGCGGGGTACCGTCACTCCGACACCATCGCGATCACCGAGTCGGGGACCGAATGGCTGACCTACTATCCCCGCGATCTCGAGTCGAACGTCATCGATGGGTGAGGACACCGCCGGATACCGCATCGTCGACGGACACAACGACGTACTGTTACGCGTTTACGAGGGACTGCTCGACGGTTCGGTCGGCTCTCCGACGATCCCCGACGACGACGTCAAGTCGTTCCTCGAGGGCGATGACGACGTCAAGTCGTTCCTCGAGGGCGATGACGGCGTCGGATCGTTCCTCGAGGGTCGTGACGGACACGTCGATCTCCCGCGCGCGTTCGACGGCGGCTTGGCCGCCGGCTTCTTCGCCGCGTTCGTCTCGAACGACCTCGATCCGGAGTCGCCGGATCTGTCCGCGATCGACTTCGACGCCGGCGAGGTGCCGCCGCCGGTCGATCCATTGGTGGCGGCCCGCGCCACACACGACCAGCTCGCGTTGCTTTCCCGGTGGGCCGACGCACACGACCGGTTCCGGACCGTCGAGTCGATCGCGGATCTCGACGCGTGCCTCGTCGGCGACTGCCTGGGGGCGATCCCGCACGTCGAAGGCGCAGGCGGGATCGCGCCCGACCTGTCGAACCTCGAGGCTCTCGTCGACGCGGGGCTCCGGTCGGTCGGGCTCACCTGGAGCCGACCGAACGCGTTCGCCCACGGCGTGCCGTTCCTCCACGGATCGACTCCCGACCACGGTCCCGGCCTCACGGACGCCGGACGGTCGCTGGTCCGGGCGTGCAACGACCGGGGACTGGTCGTCGACTGTGCACATCTCAACGCGGCAGGCGTTCGTGACGTCCTCGCCGAAACGGAAGATCCACCGGTCGTAAGCCACACTGGAGTTCACGAAATCTGCCCTTCCTCGCGCAACCTGACCGACGAACAGCTGCGGGCGATCGCCGATGGCGACGGGATCGTCGGGCTCACGTTCGCGACCCGGTTCCTCCACCCGGACGGCGACGACGACCGGGAGCTCCCGCTTTCGGTCCTCCTCGATCACCTGGATCATGCCGTCGACGTCGCCGGCGTCGAACACGTCGCCCTCGGCTCCGACTTCGACGGCGCGACGGTGCTTTCGGCCGTCGATGACGTCGCCGGACTCCCCGGGCTGTTCGATGCGATCGAGGATCGGGGATACAGTCGCCGGGAGTGTGAACTGCTCGCCTACGGTAACTGGCGGCGGGTGCTGGCTGCGACCTGGGACGGATAGTCCTCCGGCTGGTTCGAAACGTCCGGGTCGATTCGGTCGTCGCAGGGGTCCGTTTTCATCGCAGCCGGAGTGCAGCCACCGCCACGGCAAGGGAACCGAGGAGCCAGGCGGAAAGCCCGGCGAGGCTCGCCGGGACCGAGGCCGTCTCCGGCCCCGCGCCGCCGGCGGCGGAGATCACGGTCTCGAACACCAGCCCGCGGAAGGCGCTCGCGGGGGACAGCGCCAGCGCGCCGTGGGTCGATTCACCGCCGAGGGCGCCGCTTGCGAGCCCGCCGACGATCGCCAGGTCGGCGACCAGTACGATCCCGACAACGGCCCCGACCGAAAGCGCGATTCCGACCCGGGCTGAGGTCGCCACCGCCGACACCGCGACGCCGACGGCAAGGGCGACCAACGCGTACAGCAGGGTCAACGCGGCGAGCCGGGCGAAGAGGATCGGGGAATCGGCCCCCGCGTGGGTCGCGAACACGGACGCCTCCGGCGCTGTCGACACCGACACCAGTCCGGCGACGGCCATGAACGGAACGAGTACGATCGCCGAAAGCGGGATCGCCCGTCCGAGATACGCGCCGAGGACGTGTTGCCAGGCGGCGACCGGATACGTCGACAGCACGTCCAGTTCGCCGCTTCGCGCGTCCGAACGCAGCGTCCGGTAGCCGAACGCCACCGCCACGACCGGTACCAACACCGAAAGCGCCGCGAGGAGGTCCGCGGTTGTCGCCAGATAGCTCGACTGATATCCCCCGCCGGCGTACGCCACGCCGACGATCGCGATCGTCAGCCCAGCGCCAAACAGGAGGCCGCCGGTGCTGCGCATCGCCGATCGGAGCTCGCGTGCGGCGACCGCCGCGATCGGTGCCGTTCGGCTCCGGCGACCTGTCGGCGGCGACTCGTCTCCCTGGCTCTGGAGACCGTCTTCAGCGTGGGTTTCTGCGGCCTCGTCGGTCATTGCTTTTCACCTTCCGATCCGCCGACGTACACGGTTCCGGCGGCGCCGGCGACGGCCGTGTCGTACACCTCGGCCAACGTTTCCGCCCCGAGTTCGTCCCGCAGTGCTGCGGGGGTTCCCGCGCGGACGACCTGTCCGCGGTCGAGCACCCCGATACGGTCGGCACGCCGATCGACCGCGTTCAGATCGTGGGTCGTCGCCACGACTGCAACCCCTCGCCCCGCGAGTTCTTCGATGGCGCCGAAGATCCGGGATCGCATCCCCGGATCTAGTCCGTGTGCGGGCTCGTCGAGGACGACCACCGGCGGATCCCCGACCACCGCCTGTGCGATCCCGAGAAGCTGACGCATCCCCCCCGAGAGTGCGCCGACGGGTCGGTCGGCGGCCGCCGAAAGCCCGACGCGTTCGAGATGCGCACGCGGCTTGGGCTCGGGAACACCGAGCACCGACTCGTAAAAACGAAGCGTCTCCGCGGCCGTAAACTCCGGCCGGAACGCCGGTCGCTGGGGGAGATAGCCGATCCGGCGCGGCCGATCCGGACCGTCGTAGCGTATCCGTCCACGTTCGGGAGGTTCAAGCCCCACGAGCAGCCGCAACAGGGTAGTTTTTCCCGCGCCGTTGGGGCCGATCAGGGCGGTGAATTCTCCCCTCCGAATTCCCAGCGAGACGCCGTCGAGGACGGCGACGTCGCCGTAGCTGTGAGTGAGATCTTCGGCGACCAGTGTCGGTTCGTCGATTGGTTCGACGGCCGGTTCATCGGTCGGACCACCGGCGGGTTCGTCGGTCCGACCACCGGTGGGTCCGTCGGTCAGATCGGGTTCCGATTCCGTCATCGTTCCTCCTCGGTTTCGTCTTCCGTTTCGTCCACGTCGCTGCCGGCTGTCGTCTCCGCGTTGTCGTGTTCCTCGAGCAGTCCCACGCGCTCCAGTAGCGCCGGGTTGGCAGGGGAGGCACGCGGAGCGACGTCGACGACGCCACCGGTTTTGAGGCCGGGAACGGCGTCGGAAAGCGATCGCAGCGCGGCCACAGCGGGGGACCGAGCAAGCGTCGCTGCCCCGGCGGTCCGCCCGAGCCGTTCGTCGACCGGATCCGTGGCGACGTACTCGCGTGACAGCGTCGCTCCGTCTCTGTGTTCGTCCGTCTCTCCAACGGCACCGAGCGCGCCGTCCCAGTAGTTCCCATTCCCGTCGTGGGTCCAGATCCGGAGGGGTCCGATCCCGCTCGCGTACACGTGTCGGTCGTTCCCGACGAAGTCGTTCGCGACGATCCGGTTCGTCGGAAGGATACTCGACACCCGCGCTCCCACGTCGTTGTTCGCCAGGACGTTGTGTTCGTACAGCGACGTCCGGGTCGCCGTCGACATCCCGCGATCGTTGTCGACGAGCACGTTTTCGGCCACGTAGACGTCGCTGCCGGAGGGAGAGATCCCCGTCGTGCTGTTTCGAACGTCGTTGCCGACGATCGCGTTCCCGGCGGGATCGGTCATGATCGTGATGCCGCCGAACGCGCCGCCACGAACGACGTTGTCGGCGATCAGCGCGTCGTCGGTGTGCATCAGGTGGACGCCGTACCGCATTCCGGCCATCGAGTTGTTCCGCACGACTGTCCCGTGAGAGCGGTGTGTGTACACCCCATCGCGGCCGCCGGCGAACGTCGAGTTCTCGACGACTGCGGGCGATCGCATCACCATCACTCCCATGAAGCCGTCGAGCCACTCGTCGGCGCCGCCGACGTCGGCGTTCCGGACGACTGCACCGGGGCTGTCCCGAAGGAGAATCCCGTTTGCGGGCGTGTCGACCTCGACGCCGGCGATCAGCACGTCCGCGGCGTCCACGGCGGCGATGCCGGCGTCCCCGTGGCCGTAGCCGAGTTCCACGTTGGCGTCCCAGGCGTCCGTCGGTACGGCGTCGGGATCCCGGGTTTCGTTGCCCACTCCCGAGACTGCCACGCCGGCGACGGCGACCCGGTCGGCGGCGATCTGAATCACCGTTCCGTTGCCGTCGCCTCGGACGTGAACTGGCTGTGTGGTCCCCGCCGTCTTCTCCGTGAGGTGTGTCGAATCTGCCCCCGTGGCGGTCCCCTCGACGCCGACGAGGGTGATCGGCCGGTCGATTTCGACGTGCTCCTCGTACGTTCCGGCCGGGACGACCACCGTCGTGTTCGGTTCGGCGACGTCCACGGCGGCCTGGATCGTGTCGGCGTCCTCGCCGACGACGACGGAGACGGGGCGAGTCTCCTCCTCGAGCAGTTCGGTCCGGGAGTCGACGTCGGCGTCGGCGTGTGCAGTGCGGTCGCTCACCGACTCGCGGACGCCATCGGCGCCGGTCTGTTCGTCGCTCCGTTCGAGCGCGGTTTCCCAGTCGACCACGTCGCCGCCGTAATCGTGGACGAACGCCGCTGCCTCGCCCCGGTTCGAGAACGGAAGGATCGTACCCCCGTCCGGGC
Coding sequences within:
- a CDS encoding translation initiation factor IF-2 subunit beta — encoded protein: MDYEASLDRAIDAMPELGGEEARLRIPDSEAEPDGAFTRFTNISAVADALSRDPEHLHSHVQQELGTAGQFESGRARYNGNFSGADFDEAVEGYVSRYVTCSECGLPDTRLVTEDRTEMLRCEACGAFRPVAKGHVSKPNRRERETVEKGKTYELEIISTGRKGDGVAERGEYTIFVSGAREGETVRAYVESVSGTLAFARKA
- a CDS encoding Xaa-Pro peptidase family protein, with the translated sequence MATRVPPEEFRARLAEIRGRLSEAEADAAVWFNATSIEYVTGFHHIQTERPVCLAVTPDRVEITVPRLEVERVEPNPRIDAVHHYFDYPGGKPIETAVGMLRELDVDHVAADSDGAPGVMGYEGPALSEFLEVDTQEWIPRMRWEKTDAEVDLVRESAKWANLGHRYLAEYTEVGAHPATVSQRASMDASRAMLDTLGDRYAVRVRGSGPVHAGYISGEETALPHGHTPNERLSRGDVLITGASANVDGYHSELERTMFVGDYTDEDAHYFELMLEAQTIAIEALSPGVPVEYVDRQVWEYFEEQGVTELAQHHVGHNIGMEGHEPPYLDRGWSERYEGSATELAPGQIYTIEPGLYTDEAGYRHSDTIAITESGTEWLTYYPRDLESNVIDG
- a CDS encoding membrane dipeptidase, with the protein product MGEDTAGYRIVDGHNDVLLRVYEGLLDGSVGSPTIPDDDVKSFLEGDDDVKSFLEGDDGVGSFLEGRDGHVDLPRAFDGGLAAGFFAAFVSNDLDPESPDLSAIDFDAGEVPPPVDPLVAARATHDQLALLSRWADAHDRFRTVESIADLDACLVGDCLGAIPHVEGAGGIAPDLSNLEALVDAGLRSVGLTWSRPNAFAHGVPFLHGSTPDHGPGLTDAGRSLVRACNDRGLVVDCAHLNAAGVRDVLAETEDPPVVSHTGVHEICPSSRNLTDEQLRAIADGDGIVGLTFATRFLHPDGDDDRELPLSVLLDHLDHAVDVAGVEHVALGSDFDGATVLSAVDDVAGLPGLFDAIEDRGYSRRECELLAYGNWRRVLAATWDG
- a CDS encoding ABC transporter permease subunit, giving the protein MTDEAAETHAEDGLQSQGDESPPTGRRSRTAPIAAVAARELRSAMRSTGGLLFGAGLTIAIVGVAYAGGGYQSSYLATTADLLAALSVLVPVVAVAFGYRTLRSDARSGELDVLSTYPVAAWQHVLGAYLGRAIPLSAIVLVPFMAVAGLVSVSTAPEASVFATHAGADSPILFARLAALTLLYALVALAVGVAVSAVATSARVGIALSVGAVVGIVLVADLAIVGGLASGALGGESTHGALALSPASAFRGLVFETVISAAGGAGPETASVPASLAGLSAWLLGSLAVAVAALRLR
- a CDS encoding ATP-binding cassette domain-containing protein, whose translation is MTESEPDLTDGPTGGRTDEPAGGPTDEPAVEPIDEPTLVAEDLTHSYGDVAVLDGVSLGIRRGEFTALIGPNGAGKTTLLRLLVGLEPPERGRIRYDGPDRPRRIGYLPQRPAFRPEFTAAETLRFYESVLGVPEPKPRAHLERVGLSAAADRPVGALSGGMRQLLGIAQAVVGDPPVVVLDEPAHGLDPGMRSRIFGAIEELAGRGVAVVATTHDLNAVDRRADRIGVLDRGQVVRAGTPAALRDELGAETLAEVYDTAVAGAAGTVYVGGSEGEKQ
- a CDS encoding NosD domain-containing protein translates to MSWSTSRSLAVAGIVLALLFGLGALGLFVVDAGAAETEPVPFDETVTVGLTSEATATLDENVSLPEVQVFYSQYRYVTGYYGVGTYADVSSQPGHDAQFGYPMAVHVTDYAGTGIRLDEDGYPAPMRTPGWVAADEAVYVVESDARSPDGGTILPFSNRGEAAAFVHDYGGDVVDWETALERSDEQTGADGVRESVSDRTAHADADVDSRTELLEEETRPVSVVVGEDADTIQAAVDVAEPNTTVVVPAGTYEEHVEIDRPITLVGVEGTATGADSTHLTEKTAGTTQPVHVRGDGNGTVIQIAADRVAVAGVAVSGVGNETRDPDAVPTDAWDANVELGYGHGDAGIAAVDAADVLIAGVEVDTPANGILLRDSPGAVVRNADVGGADEWLDGFMGVMVMRSPAVVENSTFAGGRDGVYTHRSHGTVVRNNSMAGMRYGVHLMHTDDALIADNVVRGGAFGGITIMTDPAGNAIVGNDVRNSTTGISPSGSDVYVAENVLVDNDRGMSTATRTSLYEHNVLANNDVGARVSSILPTNRIVANDFVGNDRHVYASGIGPLRIWTHDGNGNYWDGALGAVGETDEHRDGATLSREYVATDPVDERLGRTAGAATLARSPAVAALRSLSDAVPGLKTGGVVDVAPRASPANPALLERVGLLEEHDNAETTAGSDVDETEDETEEER